The Fibrobacter sp. UWR4 region CTGGAAGGACGCGGTCACATGCCTTCCCAGAATGAAGTTTCCGACATCTGGAACTTTGTGAAGAACTACTCCCTGGATGGAGTTGCCGAACCGATTGTTGTTCCCACGGATCGCGATACCGTGTTTAACGGAACTTTCTCCGATTCCCTGAAACTCGCGGGCTGGAACTTGACGGTCCATAGCGGCGAAGGCTCCCTGAAGCACACCGATGGCGCTGCAGAAATCAATGTGACTAAAACCGGCACCAATGCCTATGATGTCCAGATGATCCAGAAGGGCATGCACTACGAAAAGGGCCAGAGCTACAAGCTGACTTTCGATGCCTACGGTTCTGTGGCAAGATCTTTGGAAGTGAACCTGGAAAAGGATACCGACCCGTGGACCAGCTACCTGGGCGAGGCAAAGACCTTTGAACTGAGCACCGAAAAGAAGTCCTATGAAATCCAGTTCACCATGACGGAAGCTACCGATGACAATGGCCGTATTTCCATTAATGCAGGTCTTGCAACTGGCAGCGTGTTCATCGACAATGTGGTGCTGACCAAGATTGAGGAGCCTACTTCCATTGCCAAGGGAACCCTGTTGAACAACGAAGGAACCTTTAATGTGTACAACATGAAGGGATCTTTTGTCTGCAGGTTGGAAAAATCCCGTATGGGTGATGTCCAGACTCAATTGAATGGGATGAAGTTGAGCAAGGGCTTGTATATTGTGAAAAATGGCAATATGAACAAGATCTTTGCTGTAAAGTAGATTTCGTCAAGAAAGCCTATGAAAAAAGTCCATGGCAGTAATGCCGTGGACTTTTTGCATGACTGGTCATACCGAACTTGTTTCGGTATCAGTTGTGTCTATCTAGACGAATCTTTTTTGTGACAGTTCCTGCTTTTACAATGAATGCGCCAGCATGTTCTATTCGGAGAGAACTTGTTCCGTTGATTTGTACTTGTTTCACCTGCGTTCCGTTCAAATCAAACACCTGAACTTTACCTACGTAGTTTTCGATGGAAATGATGTCTTTCTGGATGTGTATCCCTGCTTTAGCGACGGTTGAGTGTCCTTGAATTATGGTGGTGCTTTCCGAGGAACTGGATTCTGTTTCGGAGGAAGAACTGGATTCCATAGCAGGAATGTTGCCCTTGTTCTCAATTGCGCTTGCAATAATTCGGGCCAATTCCTTGGCGCCAGTGGCGTTAGGGTGGACGTTATCGCTTAGCAGCCATTCGGGCTTGTTGAACTGTTCGTGGAGATCGATAAGAGGAATGCCTTTTGCTGTTGCTGCAGCCTTGATGATGGGATTAATCTGGTTTACGATGGCAGTGTCCGTAATGAACCAGTCCCAGTTATTGGCGTAGGGCTGTAGGGTTGCGAAAACTTTGGGCGCCTGCGTCTGATGGGCGAAGGTGTCGATTAGAGCTTCGTAATCTTTCTGCAGTTCTTCCTTACTGATGTCTTGGGGATAGTAGTTGAATCCGGTGGAACTGCCTGCTCCGTCATGGAAGTACTTGGAGTCGTTAGTGCCCAGCTCAATAACTACAATGTCAGGAGCGAAATCGTATGCCTTAGTAAAAGTTTCCTGCTTCCAGTAGGATTCGCTGGATGCCTTATGGAACATTTTTCCGGAATTGCCGAAATTTTGTACCTGGTATTCGCTGCCGAGAAATTCCTGAAGATGATCGGGATATTTCTTGTCGTTCCAGTTAAGACCGTAGCCTTCTGTAATACTGTTGCCGACGCAGGCGACTTTTGTAATTGCCTGTGCATTTATCGTCAAAAATGCTGCACTCACGAAAACAAAACTTTTTAATCCCATATTCAATCCCTTGAAGTCCAATTAAAGCAGCCTTGCTGACGTAGGCCTGCATCGGCTTATAATTCCTGCAAATTGAAAGATAACATAAACTTTTTACCAATGAAAATTTCTAATATTCGGACATGCTTAAATCGTTGAGAACATCTCAAGCCTTGCTGTTCGTGTTTCTTGCCTTGTGTGTAACATTCCTCTCGGGCTGTTACAGTTTTACTGCCAGTACGCTTCCCAGCCATATCAAGACGGTGAACATCCACGAGGTGGATGATAAGACTATGGATGCTGTTCTTGCCAATGATATTCGTGCCGCCGTTCTGGATATGTTCAAGAAAAATGCGGGCGGTGTCCGAGTGGTGAACGGCGAAGCCCACTCCGATTTTGAAATTACTTTGCTGTCCTATACCAATAAGCCCATGGATTATAACAGCAATAGCGATGTGGAAACTTATCGCGTGACGATCCGTGTAGGTGTCAAGTTCTATGATAATGTAAAGGAACGCATTATTTATGAAAATAAGTCCCTTTCTGCAGAAGGGACTTATGATGTTCAGGCTAACGAAACGGAAGACCGTCACGGTCAGAAACGCGCCATCGAAAAACTTCAGGACCTGATTATCACGAATGCGTTAGCTAAGTGGTAAAATCTTCCACCTTCACGGGTTCTTCATTTAAAAGAGCCTCGGTCAAGGTGCTTCCCTTATAAGTTAGCTTCAGGCTGAAGAAGGGTTCCCCCCGTTCCAGCAAGGCCAAGAAAATCAAGTCCCCGTCCCAGTGGGGTAATTTAATCACGTCTGCCTTAGGTACCCATTCCAGATTGCCTTCGTCGCATTCCTTTAGGTCGCCAGTCCACTGTGTGGCGGTAAACAGATGCATGAACTCGGTCTGGTCCATCCCGTCGCTAATGAAGGTCACGATGCCGCGGTACTTGGGTTTAATTAAGGTTAGACCCGTTTCTTCCAGAGCTTCGCGCTTGATGCAATCCTCAGGAGATTCCCACTCCTCGAACTTTCCGCCGATGCCAATCCACTTGTCCTTATTGATATCGTTCTTCTTCTTGACGCGATGGAGCAGCAGGTACTTGTTATCCTGCTCGATGTAACAGAGGGTGGTGTTTATCATGGTTAAGGATTGATGGTTAAGGATTGATAATTATGAGAAAGAATGAAGGATGTAGAATGAATTATCATTAACCTCTAGGAGCGAAACTCCGACCTCATACCTCAAGCGAAGCGAACCCTTGAACTAGTGATTAGTGAAGGATGAAGGTTATGGGCGGTTGCTGATTTCGTTCTCGTTGCGAAGGTCATTGAGCGTTTCCGTGATGGAGTCAAGAACCAGTTCCTGCTTGCTTTCCATGGCGTTGAAACGCTTTCTCAACCAGTTAATGAGGGCGTATGCAATAGGTGTTGCGCAGATTGCTTCGATTGCAAGTTTACCTGGGAATTGCACCACGATCATGCTGATCAAATCTTCTGTAGGAACGGTACCTGCAAAGGCAATCAGTACGAAAATAGACGTGTCTACAATGTATCCGAAAACAGAGGAACCGATGGTTCTTACCCACAGGAGCTTTCGGCCTGTCTTTTCGCGGATTTTTACCATGGTCCAGGCGTTGGTCAATTCACCCAGCAGGAATGCAATTAGGGATGCAACCGTAATTCTAGGGACAAAGCTGAAAATGGTGGAGTAGGCGCTGGCGGTTTCTTCCGTAAAGTCCGGATAGGGGAGGGTGGTTCCGATGAAGGTGAACACTGCCATGAATACCTGGCAGAAGAAGGTGAGCCAGATGACCTTGCGTGCGGTTTTAAATCCCCAGATTTCCGTAAGTACGTCCCCCAGCATATAGGCAAGAGGGAAGGTGATGGTTCCTGCGTCAAAGACGGTGATGCCGCAAACGGACAGCAGTTTTACTGCCATCACGTTGGAGGTGAGATAGCAGGCGACCATGAGGCCTGCAATAATTACCAGTGGGGAGAATGGGTCACGCTTTGCACCGATATCAAAATCGTTGATGCCTGCGTCGGTTTTTTCAAGGTTTTCCGTAACTTGTTTCATAATGGTTCAAAAAATAGCTTTTGTCAGCAGATTTTCAATGTTGTGTTTTCCGACGAAGGCTTACATTGGCAGAAATTGCAAAACGTTCCCGATTTGGATTAAAATCCAGGAACCCGTAATGTGCGTCAATGCCTACAGAGAAATTTTCAAATCTAAAGTTGATGTATGCTCCGAAACCTGCTTCCAGGGTGGATTTTTCTTCGTTATCCCTTCTTGGAATCCAGACGTTCCTGGTAATGTATTCTTCTACACCTATACGGAATACATCCCCAATGGGTAACTGCTGAATGATGGATATGCCGCCTGCGAATGCGCCAAATAAATCTTCTATAGCGCCGACATAATCAACGTCTTTTTTCTCGTCATCAATATCACTCCAGTAGTCGTCGTATTCTTCGTCATCATCGTCCGTGTCGATAAAACATACTGGGCAAACAATGACGGCGATTCCTAATGCCCACGGCATGGATAACCAGCCTCGAACAGCTGCATAATCGTTGCCGGTACCGAATGTTATGTAGGGGGAGGGCTGAAATCCGAATCCCCACACGGTGCCGTTGCTGGATTTCAAAAAGTCGTACGCTACGGGGGAGTCCCATCCATCCTCTTTTTTATCGTACTGGGAATATTCCGCTCGTACAGAATGATGGGTTTCGTAGGAAGATTCCATTGCATCCATGAACGCAGCTGTGCTAGGCGGGTGCATGGTGCATCCCGTCAGCAGGAGCAAAATCGTTACGGATATCAGTAAGTAACGCATACCTTAAATAATATAAAATGCGTTATTCGTGGATTTCTAGGGGCAGGTCGTCGGGATCGCTGAAGAAAGTCATCTTTTTTCCCGTGTAATCATCTATACGGATCGGTTCAGTTTCGATTCCTTTGGCGTTCAGTTCACGAACAGTTTCTTCTACGGAATCCACTCGGAACGCCAAGTGGCGAAGTCCGTTTGCCTCGGGGTAGCTGGGGCGGGGCGGCCTTCCTGGAATGATGAACAATTCCAACTCCATGCCATCCAACTGCAGGTCAATCTTGTAGTCTCCACGTTCTGCACGATAGTTCTCGCGGATGATTTTAAATCCTAAAAGGTCCACATAAAAATGCTTGGACTTCTCGTAATTACTGCCGATGATGGCAATGTGATGGACTTGTTTTAAATTCATTGGAATCCCGATTTTGAAACTACAGAAGAAAGTAGTTTTTATTAGTGGACTATGCAGGAGTTTAATAAGAGGGGAGCGTATGCTACTATATTCATTGCACAAGGTGCATGACAGATCGCCTCGGCTAGAATACAATCTGGTTTCTTCCGTTGTTCTTTGCTTCGTAAAGTTTCTTGTCGGCGTCTTTAATCCAGGCATCTATGCTTAGGTCTGGATGATATTTGGAGATGCCTACAGAAATAGTAAAGTGGAAAGTTTCGTTTTCGGAACGAACCACCCTGTTTCGAATTTGTTCTAGCAATGTTTCCATGATGCTTGGTGGAACGATCTTTTCGTCCCCGCTAACCAGGAATTCTTCACCGCCCCAGCGGCTGATGGTGCAGTCCTTGCAGATCTTCTTCATCATGTTTCCAAGGATCATAAGGACCTGGTCGCCAACGGCGTGACCGTAGGTGTCGTTAATCTTCTTGAAATAATCTACGTCAATCATGGCGATCCACATGGAATCGTGTTCCACGTTCGGGGCTGTAGATTCCTCAAGATGGGACGTCATGTAATATCTGTTGGCAAGACCGGTCAATGCATCAAAGTCGGCCTGCTTCATGAGCTTCTTTTCTGAGTCGATAATCATGCCTGTGGTAACACGGGCAAAACTGATCAGGAAAAAGCTGACGCTTGTAATATTGATTCCCAGGAACAGCAGGGTGGGGATCCCCTCAATGCGATAAATCGGACCGTTCTTGACGGAATACAGGGAGGATAGCAAACAGGACAGAACGATGATGATGGAGCAGAGGTTTGGCTTGGGGTCTTCTCCGCCAAATTTGGTCTGCATGTACTTGATGTAGTAGATGAGGGGAATGGTCGATAAGGAATAAAGCTGAAATCCGTAATCGTAGCCCAGATGGATGGTACAGATGGCCATGTATACGGTCATCTGCAGATAAATGGACCATGTGGCCTTAATAAACTGGTATTTGCGGATGAGTAAATAATGGGCGAGGTAGACGATGGCGACAAAAATCGAGTAATAGGCAAGGAACGTCGCTCCGATGACGTAATATACAATCATCATCAAAATCACGAGGACCAGAAGGATCGTGTTTGTCAGGAAGCTTAACTTCTGTATGTCTTTTACGGATTTGGGCATCTTGTTTTTAATATAGGTATAATTTTGATGTTTTTTGATTTTTTTTACCATCAAATGCCTATATTATTTCTAAGGGGCTTTCTTATGAGGGACTATTTGTAGATGAAAAAGCATCTTTTGGCGCTTTTTAGCGCGTTGTTTTTGTTATCCGCTTGTGATTTGCTGGATCCTGATGAACATGTTGTGGAACTGCCTCGCACTTTGAAGTATATGGGCGAAACAATTGAATTCGTCCAGGTTGGAGATCAACTCTGGATGAAAGAGAATTTGAATGTGGGGTCTGGCGAAGAGCGATGTATGGTGGGACTGTCAAGATACTGCGAAAAGTTTGGCCGTCTGTTCTTCTGGGAAGAAGCCTTAAATGCTTGTCCCGCTGGTTCGCATCTTCCAAGCTATGAAGAGTGGAAAAAACTTACTGATTTTCTATATCTCAATGAAAAATATGTGAAGTATTTCACCAACCAACTTGGGGGCTATCTGGATGTAGATTATTGGGGAAATCATATATCGGCAGATATTGGAAATAGTGTCTATTTTTGGAGTTCTACTGAAATTGACTTGAATGACGATGACGACAAACCTGCCTTATATGGCGGAACATTTCAATACTCAACGCAGAATGGTTATAAACTTTCCCAGATTCGAAAGGACGTGGGACTTTACATTCGTTGTGTGATGAATGAAAAGCCTTCTAACTAGATTGCATAATGAGAATTGCTGAAAAAATATGACGATGAAAAAATTTTCTGCTCTTTTATTTTCTCTTTTCGTAATGGCTTTTTCACTTGGGGCCTGCAGCCTTGTGGAATCCGAGGAAGAAATTGCTGAGGAATTTCGCAGTCTTACCGTCGGTAATCAAACTCTTGATTTTGTTCAGGTT contains the following coding sequences:
- a CDS encoding carbohydrate binding domain-containing protein, with translation MRIIGLLLLAVSLTFAQWGGGGGKSINDFKKISVSGRDVHVWAPSGLADNSPLLLSLHGMDQDPNYQQQNTHWEAVADTAGFVVAYLRGGTGFSTWDISGDQDTKWVTQIIDQLAKGYKIDIKRVYLSGFSMGGMFSYHAMSKIADRIAAFAPCSGYLMGGAGVAMRPVPIFHVHGTGDDVVGYSGLENNLGSYRKQFNCPSQAEVQNNYPHTGDKATLYTWGPCDGGVYVKHLKLEGRGHMPSQNEVSDIWNFVKNYSLDGVAEPIVVPTDRDTVFNGTFSDSLKLAGWNLTVHSGEGSLKHTDGAAEINVTKTGTNAYDVQMIQKGMHYEKGQSYKLTFDAYGSVARSLEVNLEKDTDPWTSYLGEAKTFELSTEKKSYEIQFTMTEATDDNGRISINAGLATGSVFIDNVVLTKIEEPTSIAKGTLLNNEGTFNVYNMKGSFVCRLEKSRMGDVQTQLNGMKLSKGLYIVKNGNMNKIFAVK
- a CDS encoding GDSL-type esterase/lipase family protein: MGLKSFVFVSAAFLTINAQAITKVACVGNSITEGYGLNWNDKKYPDHLQEFLGSEYQVQNFGNSGKMFHKASSESYWKQETFTKAYDFAPDIVVIELGTNDSKYFHDGAGSSTGFNYYPQDISKEELQKDYEALIDTFAHQTQAPKVFATLQPYANNWDWFITDTAIVNQINPIIKAAATAKGIPLIDLHEQFNKPEWLLSDNVHPNATGAKELARIIASAIENKGNIPAMESSSSSETESSSSESTTIIQGHSTVAKAGIHIQKDIISIENYVGKVQVFDLNGTQVKQVQINGTSSLRIEHAGAFIVKAGTVTKKIRLDRHN
- a CDS encoding LptE family protein, whose protein sequence is MLKSLRTSQALLFVFLALCVTFLSGCYSFTASTLPSHIKTVNIHEVDDKTMDAVLANDIRAAVLDMFKKNAGGVRVVNGEAHSDFEITLLSYTNKPMDYNSNSDVETYRVTIRVGVKFYDNVKERIIYENKSLSAEGTYDVQANETEDRHGQKRAIEKLQDLIITNALAKW
- a CDS encoding 8-oxo-dGTP diphosphatase; the encoded protein is MINTTLCYIEQDNKYLLLHRVKKKNDINKDKWIGIGGKFEEWESPEDCIKREALEETGLTLIKPKYRGIVTFISDGMDQTEFMHLFTATQWTGDLKECDEGNLEWVPKADVIKLPHWDGDLIFLALLERGEPFFSLKLTYKGSTLTEALLNEEPVKVEDFTT
- a CDS encoding queuosine precursor transporter, with amino-acid sequence MKQVTENLEKTDAGINDFDIGAKRDPFSPLVIIAGLMVACYLTSNVMAVKLLSVCGITVFDAGTITFPLAYMLGDVLTEIWGFKTARKVIWLTFFCQVFMAVFTFIGTTLPYPDFTEETASAYSTIFSFVPRITVASLIAFLLGELTNAWTMVKIREKTGRKLLWVRTIGSSVFGYIVDTSIFVLIAFAGTVPTEDLISMIVVQFPGKLAIEAICATPIAYALINWLRKRFNAMESKQELVLDSITETLNDLRNENEISNRP
- a CDS encoding VOC family protein, which gives rise to MNLKQVHHIAIIGSNYEKSKHFYVDLLGFKIIRENYRAERGDYKIDLQLDGMELELFIIPGRPPRPSYPEANGLRHLAFRVDSVEETVRELNAKGIETEPIRIDDYTGKKMTFFSDPDDLPLEIHE
- a CDS encoding GGDEF domain-containing protein, whose translation is MPKSVKDIQKLSFLTNTILLVLVILMMIVYYVIGATFLAYYSIFVAIVYLAHYLLIRKYQFIKATWSIYLQMTVYMAICTIHLGYDYGFQLYSLSTIPLIYYIKYMQTKFGGEDPKPNLCSIIIVLSCLLSSLYSVKNGPIYRIEGIPTLLFLGINITSVSFFLISFARVTTGMIIDSEKKLMKQADFDALTGLANRYYMTSHLEESTAPNVEHDSMWIAMIDVDYFKKINDTYGHAVGDQVLMILGNMMKKICKDCTISRWGGEEFLVSGDEKIVPPSIMETLLEQIRNRVVRSENETFHFTISVGISKYHPDLSIDAWIKDADKKLYEAKNNGRNQIVF
- a CDS encoding FISUMP domain-containing protein; its protein translation is MKKHLLALFSALFLLSACDLLDPDEHVVELPRTLKYMGETIEFVQVGDQLWMKENLNVGSGEERCMVGLSRYCEKFGRLFFWEEALNACPAGSHLPSYEEWKKLTDFLYLNEKYVKYFTNQLGGYLDVDYWGNHISADIGNSVYFWSSTEIDLNDDDDKPALYGGTFQYSTQNGYKLSQIRKDVGLYIRCVMNEKPSN